A single window of Chitinivibrionia bacterium DNA harbors:
- a CDS encoding ATP-binding protein encodes MPKLILSEEYDKIAFLRFEENEGVDVSIDECLTEANRHPKRFIVVDFGQCGNIDDKILQNLMEFRLSYSASICGKLCFVSQSENIAEKIKNVFNNSFIKNFRNIGDAINYFYWECCKERDVIRMKMPSDIELVPSVRACISEFFSLCKIERKEGFQVEMIIDELCNNAIEHGTQDENKTIEVLCSVNDEQIEINVYNGYSLRATQEKIAHDIEKEMKKWALTPSEQDDVFRGRGLGLVRNFSDNYEINSSTDGTWVHVIKRRKGESNAKNAD; translated from the coding sequence ATGCCTAAACTGATTTTAAGCGAAGAATACGACAAAATTGCGTTTTTGCGTTTTGAAGAAAACGAAGGCGTTGACGTGTCTATCGACGAATGCTTAACAGAAGCCAACAGACATCCGAAGCGATTTATTGTTGTCGATTTCGGGCAATGTGGTAATATTGACGACAAAATTCTGCAAAATTTGATGGAATTCAGATTGAGTTATTCGGCAAGCATTTGTGGAAAATTATGCTTCGTTTCTCAAAGCGAAAATATTGCCGAAAAAATAAAAAATGTATTTAATAACAGTTTTATTAAGAACTTTCGCAATATAGGCGACGCAATAAACTATTTTTACTGGGAATGTTGCAAGGAACGCGATGTTATCAGGATGAAAATGCCGTCAGACATCGAACTTGTTCCGTCGGTAAGGGCGTGCATAAGCGAGTTTTTCTCCCTCTGTAAAATAGAGCGTAAAGAGGGGTTTCAGGTAGAAATGATTATAGATGAATTATGCAATAACGCTATTGAACACGGAACACAGGACGAGAATAAAACGATAGAAGTTCTTTGCAGTGTAAACGACGAGCAGATTGAGATAAACGTGTACAATGGCTATTCCTTGCGGGCAACTCAAGAAAAAATAGCGCACGACATAGAAAAAGAAATGAAAAAATGGGCTTTGACCCCGAGCGAGCAGGACGACGTTTTCAGAGGCAGAGGCTTGGGTTTGGTCAGAAATTTTTCGGATAATTATGAAATAAACAGTTCTACAGACGGAACTTGGGTTCACGTTATAAAAAGAAGAAAAGGAGAAAGTAATGCAAAAAACGCAGATTGA
- a CDS encoding STAS domain-containing protein, translated as MQKTQIELVTSEAKGVNNGIVVKVKGDIDSTTATYFSEEIFGILNNDGKVNIIADLQDLRYVNSTGLGAFLNITKSVRIKGGVFAICNVNDNISDVIDIIGATAALNIYPNVAKAIEALAKK; from the coding sequence ATGCAAAAAACGCAGATTGAGCTTGTAACAAGCGAAGCAAAAGGTGTCAACAACGGTATTGTTGTCAAGGTTAAAGGCGACATTGATTCAACTACGGCAACTTATTTTTCGGAAGAAATTTTCGGCATTCTGAATAATGACGGAAAAGTCAATATAATTGCCGACTTGCAAGATTTGAGGTACGTAAACAGCACAGGTTTAGGCGCGTTTTTAAACATCACAAAGTCAGTCCGTATTAAAGGAGGGGTGTTTGCTATCTGTAATGTGAACGATAACATAAGCGACGTTATTGACATTATAGGAGCGACGGCGGCTCTTAATATTTATCCGAATGTTGCCAAAGCAATTGAAGCATTGGCAAAAAAATAA
- a CDS encoding dynamin family protein, which yields MIKNKEASFDEIIDNLLETLQPLKGEAQVSKQISILNQLRQRLFSGEIHIAIIGQFNRGKSSFINKLVKKDILPTSVLPLTAIPTEIRYGEETKAIIDFEDGAKIEAAEEYGVKAILSDFVTENSNPENRAGVSKAVVYCKSEFLSGSTIIIDTPGFGSTHIHNTKATLDILPSCDAVFFMLSADLPITQIELNFMKQIIPQSSRIFFVYNKIDLLSDDDLKTTSEFITATIKERLGKNIANWFLAVSAKTDQGMDVISNEVLGFLRKEKFFSLSQAIERKLMLAVDEIKKYTDALTVILDNEIAETRNSMDELKKEFAANDVFIKNYDNLKTQWANLPFIMSRTEKIKRISDDITDIEIFSKLLKGNTNIFEEKHSEFAQKNAKIYKGLTKLSRKLNEIEIGQAPARETLENIQRCINLYIQ from the coding sequence ATGATAAAGAACAAAGAAGCATCTTTCGACGAGATAATTGATAATTTGCTTGAGACCTTGCAGCCACTAAAAGGCGAAGCGCAGGTCTCAAAGCAAATATCTATCTTAAATCAACTTCGTCAGCGACTGTTTTCGGGTGAAATTCATATCGCCATTATCGGGCAGTTTAACAGAGGAAAATCTTCTTTCATCAACAAACTCGTTAAAAAAGACATTTTACCTACTTCGGTTTTGCCGCTTACTGCTATTCCTACCGAAATTCGCTATGGCGAAGAAACCAAAGCAATTATCGACTTTGAAGACGGAGCAAAAATAGAAGCGGCGGAAGAATACGGAGTAAAGGCTATACTAAGCGATTTTGTTACGGAAAACAGCAATCCCGAAAACAGAGCAGGAGTTTCAAAAGCGGTAGTTTACTGCAAAAGCGAATTTCTGTCGGGTTCTACCATAATTATAGACACTCCCGGATTTGGCTCTACACACATACATAATACAAAAGCAACATTGGACATATTACCGTCCTGCGACGCGGTATTTTTTATGTTAAGCGCCGACTTGCCGATAACGCAAATCGAATTGAATTTTATGAAGCAGATAATTCCGCAGTCAAGTCGAATATTTTTTGTGTATAACAAAATCGACCTATTGAGCGATGACGACTTAAAAACTACAAGCGAATTTATAACAGCGACAATTAAAGAGCGGCTCGGCAAAAATATTGCCAACTGGTTTTTGGCAGTATCGGCGAAAACCGACCAAGGAATGGATGTTATATCAAATGAGGTTCTGGGCTTTCTGCGCAAAGAGAAATTCTTCTCGCTGTCGCAAGCAATTGAGCGCAAACTAATGCTTGCCGTAGATGAGATTAAGAAATACACAGATGCTCTTACCGTTATTTTAGATAACGAAATTGCAGAAACACGAAACTCTATGGACGAATTAAAAAAAGAATTTGCCGCAAACGACGTTTTTATTAAAAATTATGATAATCTCAAAACCCAATGGGCAAATCTTCCGTTTATTATGTCAAGAACAGAAAAAATAAAGCGAATTTCCGACGACATTACCGATATTGAAATTTTCTCTAAATTGTTAAAAGGAAACACTAATATTTTTGAAGAAAAACATTCGGAATTCGCGCAAAAAAATGCAAAAATCTATAAAGGATTAACAAAACTTTCGCGCAAATTGAATGAAATTGAAATCGGTCAGGCGCCCGCCCGTGAAACTCTCGAAAATATTCAGCGCTGTATCAACCTGTATATCCAATAA
- a CDS encoding transglycosylase SLT domain-containing protein: MKKLYFTVLLFLIFYISAFGQRERVSVRMIDSLMQMYSVAHILEGDFEKAERQIRSIEYSDSGLFFLALGEIDLRRGNRNGALLNFIVASENSERVAPFAFRRIGDMELAAGNWTYAVSAFRIAAQRTTFQSYRSYLQARVDSIKNAFPDDLDSIIWGVLFWDEEQDGEFEESAIMVIQRRLRDETLTVALFNELLELAKERNIERTFYSRIADTSLADRRFDALTAFNIAAQMAEFNQNNAANNWLHFSMNRPNFASTVPQQRFLRQITRINFALQNWNNVIKFGGQYITRFGETVEVMYDVGRAHRRTNNNRRAQQYYDRIIARSPNSRIAHDILWWMAWNQQDNRQFERSRATFQRIANQQPLGRRGEEAVYRMGLINFRQKRYDAALQDFATFQRRFPVSRWTPAVLFWTARSHLALGDTTAAMRAVETINRQFPLTYHDFRSRELSGVPLTSEDIITIDDATWIARIDALPLPEATTATPEELDNLLLGIFLGNLGFKEEALLLFQPIEDRNQRNFPIVLALSRFYTQIGAYHRSYRLIRRLHWALPQEQRRQFSPEYAALFYPRAWLTQVDTSSARFDVDPDLVWAVMRQESMFSETILSPVGAMGLMQIMPATGRQIARELRISPFEPRNLLTPDLNVHFGAYYLGRRLRQFNGNQIYALASYNGGSHNVQRWIRANQDVIADQPYFTEVIGFFETRQYVQIVLENYWIYRLIQR, from the coding sequence ATGAAAAAACTGTACTTCACGGTTTTATTGTTTTTAATTTTTTATATTTCTGCCTTTGGGCAGAGAGAGAGAGTCAGTGTCAGAATGATTGACTCTCTTATGCAAATGTATTCTGTTGCACACATTCTTGAAGGCGATTTTGAGAAAGCCGAAAGACAAATCCGCTCTATTGAATATAGCGACAGCGGACTGTTTTTTCTTGCTTTGGGCGAAATAGACCTGCGCCGCGGCAATCGCAACGGGGCGCTCCTTAATTTTATAGTCGCCTCAGAAAACTCCGAAAGAGTTGCGCCGTTTGCTTTCCGAAGAATAGGCGATATGGAACTTGCCGCAGGAAACTGGACTTATGCGGTCAGCGCCTTTCGTATAGCCGCGCAAAGAACGACTTTTCAAAGTTATCGTTCCTATTTGCAAGCGCGGGTGGATTCCATAAAAAACGCCTTTCCCGATGATTTGGACAGTATTATTTGGGGCGTGCTTTTTTGGGACGAAGAGCAAGACGGTGAATTTGAAGAAAGCGCAATAATGGTAATTCAGCGACGACTTCGAGACGAAACTCTAACAGTTGCGCTGTTTAACGAACTTCTCGAGCTCGCCAAAGAAAGAAATATAGAGCGAACTTTTTATTCTCGAATAGCGGACACCTCGCTTGCAGACAGAAGGTTTGACGCGCTGACAGCCTTTAATATTGCCGCTCAGATGGCAGAGTTTAATCAAAATAATGCGGCAAATAATTGGCTACACTTTTCTATGAACAGACCGAATTTTGCAAGCACCGTTCCGCAACAGCGATTTTTGCGACAAATAACCCGTATTAACTTTGCATTGCAAAACTGGAACAATGTAATAAAATTCGGCGGGCAATACATTACCAGATTTGGCGAAACCGTCGAAGTTATGTATGACGTAGGGCGGGCGCACAGGCGAACCAATAATAACAGACGCGCACAGCAGTACTATGACCGAATTATAGCGCGGTCTCCAAACAGCAGAATTGCACACGACATTTTGTGGTGGATGGCGTGGAACCAGCAAGATAATAGGCAATTCGAACGTTCGCGTGCGACTTTTCAGCGCATTGCGAACCAACAACCGTTGGGACGGCGCGGCGAAGAGGCGGTTTATCGTATGGGGCTGATAAATTTTCGTCAAAAACGCTATGATGCCGCGCTTCAGGATTTTGCAACGTTTCAGCGCAGATTTCCTGTTTCGCGTTGGACTCCCGCAGTGCTTTTTTGGACGGCGCGCTCGCACTTGGCATTAGGCGATACTACTGCGGCAATGCGGGCTGTCGAGACTATTAACAGACAATTTCCGCTCACTTATCACGATTTCCGTTCTCGCGAACTTTCGGGCGTTCCCTTAACATCCGAAGATATAATAACAATCGACGATGCCACGTGGATAGCGCGAATAGACGCTCTCCCTCTTCCCGAGGCGACTACAGCCACTCCCGAAGAACTTGACAACCTGCTTTTGGGAATATTTTTAGGAAACTTGGGCTTTAAGGAAGAAGCGCTTTTACTTTTTCAACCGATAGAAGACAGAAATCAGCGGAATTTCCCGATAGTTTTAGCATTATCGAGATTTTATACGCAAATCGGAGCGTATCATCGCTCGTATCGTCTTATAAGAAGGCTTCATTGGGCGCTTCCTCAGGAGCAAAGACGACAGTTTTCGCCCGAATACGCCGCGCTCTTTTATCCGCGCGCGTGGCTTACACAAGTCGATACTTCGTCCGCAAGATTTGACGTTGATCCCGACCTTGTTTGGGCTGTTATGCGGCAAGAAAGTATGTTTTCTGAGACAATCCTTTCGCCTGTCGGTGCTATGGGTTTAATGCAGATTATGCCTGCTACCGGGCGGCAAATCGCAAGAGAATTAAGGATTTCTCCGTTTGAGCCGAGAAATCTCTTAACCCCCGACCTGAACGTGCATTTCGGTGCGTATTATTTGGGTAGGCGTCTCAGGCAGTTTAACGGCAACCAAATTTATGCCTTGGCAAGTTATAACGGCGGCTCGCACAACGTGCAAAGGTGGATCAGAGCAAATCAGGACGTAATTGCCGACCAGCCGTATTTTACCGAAGTCATCGGATTTTTTGAAACGCGTCAATACGTTCAGATAGTCTTGGAAAATTATTGGATATACAGGTTGATACAGCGCTGA
- a CDS encoding tetratricopeptide repeat protein, whose product MKHSKSEEALTFIREKKNTLIAVVAAAFVVVMAVLSINYLNEQKRIEAKRAFGEALITATDRSVLVDMLRDVAQEHRGSVYATYSLMLIGQNLIDAGEYREAVSVLEQALNSKLPSQSQFLTAMILEAKAIALEFNGSLDDAISAYERALSVPNNFFRRNEILFKLALLDMRMGAIESAKIRFEQIIADGSANDRIMRIARNELSALEL is encoded by the coding sequence GTGAAACACAGCAAAAGCGAAGAAGCACTGACATTTATCAGAGAAAAGAAAAATACGCTGATAGCGGTTGTAGCCGCGGCGTTTGTCGTTGTTATGGCGGTATTGTCGATTAACTACCTTAACGAACAAAAGCGAATTGAAGCAAAAAGAGCGTTCGGAGAAGCGCTTATCACGGCAACCGACAGAAGTGTGTTGGTCGATATGCTCAGAGATGTTGCGCAGGAGCACAGAGGTAGCGTTTATGCTACATACTCGCTTATGCTTATCGGGCAAAATCTGATTGATGCGGGCGAATACAGAGAGGCGGTCAGCGTTTTGGAGCAGGCGCTTAATTCTAAACTTCCGTCGCAGTCGCAGTTTTTGACCGCAATGATTTTGGAAGCAAAAGCAATCGCGCTCGAATTTAACGGCTCGCTTGACGATGCAATTTCAGCATACGAAAGAGCGCTTTCGGTGCCGAATAACTTTTTCCGTCGAAACGAGATACTTTTCAAGCTCGCTCTTCTTGATATGAGAATGGGTGCAATCGAATCGGCGAAAATACGTTTTGAACAAATTATTGCCGACGGCTCGGCAAACGACAGAATTATGAGAATAGCAAGAAACGAATTGAGCGCTCTTGAACTTTAA
- the rsfS gene encoding ribosome silencing factor yields the protein MDIKNNEELNAAIKILKDSKAEDIVVIKTDLETVGTEYVIVCKGTAFVHVSAIAQNLKDRLKVENGIAPLVYEGREHGRWVLVDYPFATVHVMLQELRDYYKIEELHKDCERLEIK from the coding sequence ATGGACATTAAAAACAACGAAGAATTAAACGCGGCAATAAAAATCTTAAAAGATTCAAAAGCCGAGGATATTGTCGTCATTAAGACGGATTTGGAGACAGTCGGAACAGAATATGTAATAGTTTGCAAGGGAACGGCATTTGTCCACGTTTCGGCGATTGCGCAAAATCTTAAAGACAGGCTTAAAGTCGAAAACGGAATAGCTCCTTTGGTTTACGAAGGCAGAGAACACGGTCGCTGGGTGCTTGTAGATTATCCGTTTGCGACAGTTCACGTGATGTTGCAAGAGCTCAGAGATTACTACAAAATAGAAGAATTGCATAAGGATTGCGAGCGTTTGGAAATCAAATAA
- a CDS encoding LytR C-terminal domain-containing protein, translated as MRKEILLTLILLVIAASAIILGSSVEYYNPALAIAAQARANVVPDRSFVYVFNGTNRQGLAARTTELLRTRGFDAHSKGNARARTYTRTLVISRNGKMEQARAVAEVLGVRTPFFLISDTETTNEITVIVGDDFRDR; from the coding sequence ATGCGCAAGGAAATACTCCTAACCTTGATTTTGCTTGTGATTGCGGCGAGCGCCATAATCTTAGGGTCGAGTGTTGAGTATTACAATCCCGCACTTGCGATTGCGGCTCAAGCGCGCGCAAATGTTGTTCCCGACAGGTCGTTCGTTTATGTCTTCAACGGGACTAATCGCCAAGGGCTTGCCGCAAGAACTACCGAACTTTTGCGCACGAGGGGGTTTGACGCGCACAGCAAAGGAAATGCAAGAGCACGAACTTATACGCGAACGCTTGTTATTTCGCGAAACGGAAAAATGGAGCAGGCAAGAGCGGTTGCGGAAGTTTTGGGAGTGCGAACGCCGTTTTTCCTGATAAGCGACACCGAAACGACAAACGAAATAACAGTGATAGTAGGCGACGATTTTAGAGACAGATAA
- a CDS encoding adenylosuccinate synthase has translation MANSVVIGSQWGDEGKAKVIDYISDKSDIVVRYQGGANAGHTVIVDGKKFVFHLIPSGIISKDKICVIANGVVFDAEQFLREIDELTEQGIEIGNRLFVSDIAHLVLPYHKVVDGASEEALERQGSKIGTTKRGIGPAYSDKSSRCGIRAGDLLDFDNFVKKLTAQFNEKKRLVEQFYGAKFDLSLEEIIEKYKEIAPKITPLLTDTSRFLFEQSKAGKSVLFEGAQGTFLDIDHGTYPYVTSSNTSVGSVATGSGFALNKLDEIIGIVKVYTTRVGNGPFPTELFDEDGENLQTIGGERGATTGRPRRCGWFDSVLLRKSIQLNGFTKLAITKLDVLNTFEKIKICTKYEIDGKITDQFPSIPEMLERAKPIYEEFDGWLCSLEGCTKYEDLPENAKKYLARLKELCYGVEFSMVSIGPDRKETIGM, from the coding sequence ATGGCTAATTCGGTTGTGATAGGCTCTCAATGGGGCGATGAAGGCAAGGCGAAAGTAATAGATTATATCAGCGATAAATCGGACATAGTCGTTCGGTATCAAGGCGGCGCAAACGCAGGGCATACAGTAATAGTCGATGGGAAAAAGTTCGTGTTTCATTTAATACCGTCGGGAATTATTTCAAAAGATAAAATTTGTGTTATAGCAAACGGGGTTGTCTTTGACGCCGAGCAGTTTTTGCGCGAAATAGACGAATTAACCGAGCAGGGAATAGAGATAGGCAATCGCCTCTTTGTTTCGGATATTGCGCATTTGGTTTTGCCGTATCATAAGGTCGTTGACGGTGCAAGCGAAGAAGCGCTTGAGCGCCAAGGCTCCAAAATCGGCACAACAAAAAGGGGGATAGGTCCTGCGTATTCCGACAAGTCGTCTCGTTGCGGGATAAGAGCGGGCGATTTGCTTGATTTTGACAATTTTGTGAAAAAACTTACTGCGCAATTCAACGAAAAAAAGAGGCTTGTCGAGCAATTTTATGGTGCAAAATTCGACCTGTCGCTCGAAGAAATCATAGAAAAATACAAAGAAATAGCTCCGAAAATAACGCCGCTTCTGACAGATACGTCAAGATTTCTGTTTGAGCAAAGCAAGGCAGGGAAGTCGGTGCTTTTTGAAGGCGCACAAGGAACATTCTTGGATATTGACCACGGCACTTATCCGTATGTTACAAGCAGTAATACCTCGGTCGGCTCTGTTGCGACCGGAAGCGGATTTGCGCTCAATAAATTGGACGAAATAATCGGAATAGTAAAAGTGTACACGACGCGTGTAGGAAACGGACCTTTTCCGACCGAACTTTTTGACGAGGACGGTGAAAATCTGCAAACTATCGGCGGCGAAAGAGGCGCGACTACAGGAAGACCTCGTCGTTGCGGTTGGTTTGACTCGGTATTGCTGAGAAAATCAATTCAACTCAACGGCTTTACAAAACTTGCGATAACAAAGTTGGATGTGCTCAACACTTTTGAAAAAATAAAGATTTGCACAAAATACGAAATTGACGGAAAAATCACCGACCAATTTCCGAGCATTCCCGAAATGCTGGAGCGTGCAAAACCGATTTACGAAGAATTTGACGGATGGCTTTGTTCGTTGGAAGGTTGCACGAAGTACGAAGACTTGCCCGAAAACGCAAAAAAATATTTGGCGCGTCTTAAAGAATTGTGCTACGGGGTCGAATTTAGTATGGTGTCGATAGGACCCGACAGAAAAGAAACCATAGGGATGTAA